A single region of the Corallincola holothuriorum genome encodes:
- a CDS encoding cellulase family glycosylhydrolase yields the protein MMKKFKRNLLSQLTSAALFTSLSVGAIAAQSTNNDDWLHVEGNQVKDMYGNTVWMTGANWFGFNTTERVFHGLWSVNLENTLQSIADRGINILRVPISTELLYEWQNGQASKAQVNSHTNPDLANATSLDVFDAMVVASKKVGLKILLDVHSAEADNMGHFAPLWYKGEMTSEVFYSTWEWVTERYKNDDTIIAFDLENEPHGKPWADSEFAKWDNSSDENNWKYACETAANRILDINPNMLVMCEGIESFPVDGKTWTSRNDDSYHSTWWGGNLRGVKDYPVDLGDRQSQFMYSPHDYGPLVHKQPWFYAGFNKDSLYKDVWKDNWMFIHEENIAPLLIGEWGGFMDGGDNETWMVAMRDLIIENRLHHTFWCINPNSGDTGGLLDHDWTTWDEEKYALFEPSLWKNEQGKFIGLDHQIALGSSKTGLSLNEYYQNQTTSVTILSPQAGSQVMAGANVNIGYNLTKAEKVNVYVDGKFVKTGPATGSVSVKAPADEGNFTIKLVAVDNAGTELSEMDSVSLTAVQEAPLNPEIGLKSPTDGTQVEVNAPINIEVSLNDAAGFEAVLGGETMRFDGMRGQINAPATAGSYELVVTALDDQQQSLQVSDRTMIEVAAVESGEVSCELGSVDVWHSGFVLNNIKVSNNSGDKVTAWRVVLEFPTAVALANGWNGEFSAEAQSIKVSNVSYNGNINPGQSTSFGLQGSHNGDFSEPTCHVE from the coding sequence ATGATGAAGAAATTTAAACGGAATTTATTGTCTCAGCTTACTTCGGCCGCACTGTTTACCTCATTGAGTGTTGGTGCTATCGCAGCACAGTCGACAAACAACGACGATTGGCTGCACGTAGAAGGTAATCAAGTTAAAGACATGTACGGCAATACAGTTTGGATGACAGGTGCCAACTGGTTTGGTTTCAATACCACTGAGCGTGTATTTCACGGCCTTTGGTCTGTCAATCTAGAGAATACGCTGCAAAGCATTGCCGATCGTGGGATTAACATCCTGCGAGTACCTATCTCTACAGAGTTGCTTTATGAATGGCAGAATGGTCAGGCATCTAAAGCGCAAGTAAATAGCCACACTAATCCAGATCTTGCCAATGCGACCTCACTGGATGTTTTCGATGCCATGGTCGTTGCGTCGAAAAAAGTCGGTTTAAAAATCTTACTCGATGTTCATAGTGCCGAAGCCGACAACATGGGTCACTTTGCACCGCTTTGGTATAAGGGTGAAATGACGTCAGAGGTGTTCTACTCCACATGGGAGTGGGTAACTGAGCGTTATAAAAATGATGACACCATTATTGCGTTTGATCTAGAGAATGAGCCCCATGGCAAACCTTGGGCAGACAGCGAATTTGCCAAATGGGATAACTCCAGCGACGAAAATAACTGGAAATATGCCTGCGAAACGGCAGCAAACCGTATTCTCGACATCAACCCAAATATGTTGGTGATGTGTGAGGGTATTGAGTCTTTCCCTGTGGATGGTAAAACATGGACTAGCCGTAACGATGATAGCTACCACAGCACTTGGTGGGGCGGAAACCTGCGCGGCGTGAAAGATTACCCAGTTGATTTAGGCGACCGCCAAAGTCAGTTTATGTATTCCCCCCATGACTACGGCCCATTGGTTCACAAGCAGCCTTGGTTCTATGCCGGATTTAATAAAGATTCACTCTATAAAGATGTCTGGAAAGACAACTGGATGTTCATTCATGAAGAAAACATTGCCCCGCTATTGATTGGTGAATGGGGCGGCTTCATGGATGGTGGAGACAATGAAACATGGATGGTTGCAATGCGTGACCTGATCATTGAAAACCGCCTGCACCATACTTTCTGGTGTATCAACCCGAACTCTGGCGACACCGGTGGTTTGTTGGACCATGATTGGACAACATGGGATGAAGAAAAGTACGCCCTGTTTGAGCCTAGCTTATGGAAAAATGAACAAGGTAAATTCATTGGTTTAGATCACCAGATCGCTTTGGGCAGCAGTAAAACAGGCCTTAGCTTGAATGAGTATTACCAGAACCAAACCACGTCGGTCACCATCTTATCGCCGCAAGCGGGTAGTCAGGTAATGGCTGGAGCCAACGTCAATATTGGTTACAACTTGACCAAAGCCGAGAAAGTAAACGTTTATGTCGATGGTAAGTTCGTAAAAACAGGCCCAGCCACGGGCAGCGTCAGTGTGAAAGCGCCTGCTGATGAAGGTAACTTCACCATTAAGCTAGTGGCTGTTGATAACGCTGGAACTGAACTATCTGAAATGGATTCCGTGTCTTTGACCGCGGTTCAAGAAGCACCTTTGAACCCTGAGATTGGCCTAAAATCCCCTACCGATGGTACTCAAGTTGAAGTCAATGCCCCCATTAACATAGAAGTGTCTTTAAATGATGCGGCTGGTTTTGAGGCAGTATTGGGCGGCGAAACCATGCGCTTTGATGGTATGCGTGGTCAGATCAACGCACCAGCGACGGCCGGCAGCTATGAGCTGGTAGTCACCGCACTGGATGATCAACAGCAGTCATTGCAGGTCAGCGACCGTACCATGATTGAAGTGGCTGCCGTTGAAAGCGGTGAAGTGTCTTGTGAGCTGGGATCGGTTGATGTCTGGCATTCAGGCTTCGTTCTCAACAACATTAAGGTCAGCAACAACAGCGGTGACAAAGTGACGGCATGGCGTGTGGTACTTGAATTCCCCACCGCTGTCGCCTTAGCTAATGGTTGGAACGGCGAATTCTCAGCCGAAGCGCAATCAATCAAGGTAAGCAATGTGTCCTATAACGGCAATATCAATCCGGGCCAAAGCACCTCATTTGGTCTGCAAGGTAGCCACAATGGCGACTTTAGCGAACCGACATGTCACGTGGAGTAA
- the sppA gene encoding signal peptide peptidase SppA, with protein MKYLKKFFSFIGKALTTTRSVLTNLLFVVFLLVFLTTLFADKGPSMPEKAALILSIQGNVVEQKVSVDPAEAFTKQLLGGKEKPKETLLKDIIFAIENAQHDQRIKALVIETRDMAPTGLNKLQAIGAAIEAFKASGKPVFSIGDYYAQHQYYLAAHADEVYLNPQGMVMLEGFGRYRTYFKSLLEKLKVTPHVFRVGTFKSAIEPYIRDDMSPAAKEANMAWMNDLWTAYKQDIATQRGLDEEKLNFSIQSLLSNLKAVDGDFAQMALNTGLVDGLKTREELRQPIIEVVGQDPEHKSFNQVWLQEYLAVIRPHQAPHEHKDRVGIVIAKGTILNGDQPAGTIGGDSTARLLRQARLDDAIKAVVLRVDSPGGSAFASELIRNEVEELKRAGKPVVASMSTYAASGGYWISVSADEIWAAPTTITGSIGIFGMITTIDRALDHIGVHTDGVGTTDIAGLGITRPLDPGVSEIIQRTIEHGYHQFIGLVAEEREMTPEQVDKIAQGRVWSGKQAYELGLVDNLGTLQDAVSAAADLAGLSAYDVDEVQRPMSFREHLVNQLLNGSAMVMANEQGQEFSGFQPQSQIMIELKRMFSDLSVLNELNDPMGAYARCLGCEIY; from the coding sequence ATGAAATATCTAAAGAAGTTTTTCAGCTTTATTGGCAAAGCGCTGACCACCACCCGTTCGGTATTAACCAACTTGTTGTTTGTGGTCTTCCTGCTGGTGTTCCTCACCACCCTATTTGCTGACAAAGGGCCTAGCATGCCCGAAAAAGCCGCCTTAATACTGAGTATTCAAGGCAATGTGGTTGAGCAAAAAGTATCAGTTGATCCCGCAGAAGCCTTCACTAAACAGTTATTAGGCGGTAAAGAGAAGCCAAAAGAAACGCTACTCAAAGATATAATCTTCGCCATCGAAAACGCTCAACATGACCAACGCATCAAAGCATTAGTCATCGAAACCCGTGACATGGCGCCCACCGGCCTCAACAAGTTGCAAGCGATCGGTGCCGCCATTGAGGCGTTCAAAGCTTCCGGCAAGCCAGTGTTTTCTATCGGTGACTACTACGCACAGCATCAATATTATCTAGCCGCCCATGCGGATGAGGTCTATCTCAATCCCCAAGGCATGGTGATGCTGGAAGGCTTCGGGCGCTATCGCACCTACTTCAAATCGTTGTTGGAAAAACTAAAAGTAACACCCCATGTGTTCCGCGTTGGTACCTTTAAATCAGCGATAGAGCCTTATATTCGTGATGATATGTCGCCAGCCGCAAAAGAAGCCAACATGGCCTGGATGAATGACCTGTGGACGGCGTACAAGCAGGACATTGCGACACAACGAGGCCTTGACGAAGAGAAGCTGAATTTCTCCATCCAGTCGCTATTAAGCAACTTGAAAGCTGTGGATGGTGACTTCGCACAGATGGCACTGAACACGGGGCTGGTTGATGGCTTAAAAACTCGTGAAGAACTGCGTCAACCGATCATTGAGGTGGTTGGCCAAGATCCTGAGCACAAAAGCTTCAACCAAGTATGGTTACAAGAATATCTAGCCGTTATTCGCCCACACCAGGCTCCCCATGAGCATAAAGACCGCGTCGGCATCGTCATTGCTAAAGGCACCATCTTAAATGGTGACCAACCAGCGGGCACCATTGGCGGTGATAGCACTGCGCGTTTGCTTCGCCAAGCGCGGCTAGATGATGCAATTAAAGCGGTTGTACTGCGCGTGGACAGCCCTGGCGGCAGTGCTTTCGCCTCAGAGCTGATCCGAAATGAAGTTGAAGAGCTGAAGCGAGCAGGTAAACCTGTGGTCGCATCAATGAGTACCTATGCAGCCTCCGGTGGTTACTGGATATCTGTCAGTGCAGATGAGATATGGGCGGCACCGACCACCATCACTGGCTCCATTGGCATCTTCGGCATGATCACCACGATAGATCGCGCCCTTGATCATATCGGCGTGCACACAGACGGCGTAGGCACAACGGATATTGCCGGGTTAGGCATTACCCGTCCGTTAGATCCAGGCGTCAGCGAAATCATTCAGCGCACCATCGAGCACGGTTACCACCAGTTTATCGGGCTAGTTGCTGAAGAACGTGAAATGACCCCTGAGCAGGTCGACAAGATCGCTCAAGGCCGCGTTTGGAGCGGTAAACAAGCATACGAACTCGGCTTAGTAGACAATTTGGGCACACTGCAAGATGCAGTGTCTGCAGCAGCTGATTTAGCTGGTCTCAGTGCTTATGATGTTGATGAGGTTCAGCGCCCCATGAGTTTCAGAGAACATTTGGTCAATCAACTGCTTAATGGCAGTGCCATGGTCATGGCTAACGAACAGGGTCAAGAGTTCAGTGGTTTCCAACCCCAGAGCCAGATCATGATCGAGTTAAAGCGCATGTTTAGTGACCTGTCGGTACTGAATGAGCTAAATGATCCAATGGGTGCCTATGCTCGTTGTCTGGGCTGCGAAATCTATTAA
- the ansA gene encoding asparaginase, producing MKRRKIYIAYTGGTIGMRHSAHGYIPEPGFLQDVLQKMPEFRREEMPDFEIHAYQPLIDSSDMTPTDWQNIADDIARNYDKYDGFVVLHGTDTMAYTASALSFMLQDLDKPVVVTGSQIPLAQLRSDGRENLLDALFLAANYPIPEVSLCFNHTLFRGNRTTKVHADGFNAFGSPNFPPLLEAGIQIQLVSGEVKRPSGRPLRVQSVTSQPIGMVSLYPGISADVIANILRQPVKAMLLHSYGVGNAPQHKQMLELLKQASDQGIILVNCTQCLKGSVNMDGYATGQALRDVGVISGYDMTTEATLAKLHYLLNQALSPAQIREKMQISLRGELSKH from the coding sequence ATGAAAAGACGTAAAATTTATATCGCCTATACAGGCGGCACTATCGGTATGCGCCACTCTGCCCATGGCTATATTCCCGAACCCGGCTTCCTACAAGACGTGTTGCAGAAAATGCCTGAGTTCCGCCGTGAGGAGATGCCAGATTTTGAGATCCATGCCTATCAGCCGCTGATTGACTCATCTGACATGACGCCGACCGATTGGCAAAATATTGCTGACGATATCGCTCGTAACTATGACAAATATGATGGTTTTGTTGTCCTGCATGGCACAGACACCATGGCATATACCGCCTCGGCATTGTCATTTATGTTGCAAGACTTAGATAAACCCGTGGTAGTCACGGGCTCACAGATCCCGCTGGCTCAATTACGCTCTGATGGCAGAGAAAACTTGCTGGATGCCCTTTTTCTGGCAGCCAACTACCCAATTCCAGAGGTATCTCTGTGCTTTAATCACACGCTATTTCGTGGCAACCGCACAACTAAAGTCCACGCCGATGGCTTTAATGCCTTCGGTTCGCCAAACTTTCCCCCGCTACTTGAAGCGGGGATCCAGATCCAATTAGTCAGTGGCGAAGTGAAACGACCATCAGGTAGGCCTCTGCGCGTTCAATCCGTCACATCGCAACCGATCGGTATGGTCAGCCTATATCCAGGGATCTCTGCAGACGTGATCGCCAATATCTTACGCCAACCGGTCAAAGCCATGCTGTTACACAGCTATGGCGTAGGGAATGCGCCGCAACATAAGCAGATGCTCGAGCTGCTCAAGCAGGCATCGGATCAAGGGATCATTTTGGTGAACTGCACCCAGTGCCTGAAAGGCAGTGTCAATATGGATGGTTATGCCACAGGACAAGCATTACGAGATGTTGGTGTGATCAGTGGCTATGACATGACCACAGAAGCCACGCTGGCGAAACTGCACTACCTACTCAATCAAGCACTTTCCCCTGCGCAGATAAGAGAAAAAATGCAGATAAGCTTAAGAGGCGAACTAAGTAAGCACTAA
- a CDS encoding FAD-dependent oxidoreductase, whose protein sequence is MTNKSYPNLLTPLDLGFTSLRNRVLMGSMHTGLEEERGGFDKLAAFYAARAKGGVGLIVTGGISPNFRGRLAPHSSQLSFGFQVAKHRKVTDAVHQHDGKICLQILHAGRYAYHPFSAAPSAIKAPINPFKPKAMTDGMVKRTIKQFAKTATLAQKAGYDGVEVMGSEGYLINQFVCPRTNKRNDQWGGSLENRMRFPLEIIKAIRAQVGKEFIIVFRLSMLELVDQGVSMKELPTMARWLEQVGVTIINTGIGWHEARVPTIATSVPRAAFSWVTAKLKDEVSIPLVTTNRINDPQVAEDILTRGDADMVSMARPMLADADFVNKAAAGQAEAINTCIACNQACLDHVFKGKRASCLVNPLACYETELVIKPAIQAKRVAVIGAGPAGLSAACYAAERGHQVTLFDKDNDIGGQFNYAKQIPGKEEFYETLRYFRHRLMTAGVEQCLGEAQTCESLLSQQFDEIIIATGITPRTPPIPGIDHDKVLGYLDVLREHQPVGEKVAIIGAGGIGFDVAEYLVEGHPSTTTDLPRWLDTWGIDPALATPGGLKEKPDVQQVSESKQDKSHRQIYLLQRKSSKVGAGLGKTTGWIHRAALKQHGVKMMAAVQYLRIDDDGLHIEVEGQRQLLNVDHVILCAGQESKRDLYDQLLQQGASVHLIGGAKLASELDAKRAIRDGAEVAAAL, encoded by the coding sequence ATGACAAACAAAAGCTATCCCAACTTACTGACTCCCCTCGACTTGGGTTTTACCTCTCTACGTAATCGAGTGTTGATGGGTTCAATGCACACCGGCTTGGAAGAGGAGCGGGGTGGTTTTGATAAATTGGCGGCTTTTTATGCCGCCCGTGCCAAAGGTGGGGTTGGCTTAATTGTGACGGGGGGGATCTCACCAAATTTTCGGGGCCGCCTAGCTCCCCATAGTTCACAGCTTAGCTTTGGCTTTCAGGTGGCTAAACATCGAAAAGTTACAGATGCAGTGCACCAGCATGACGGCAAGATCTGCTTGCAGATCTTGCATGCTGGGCGTTATGCCTATCACCCATTTTCTGCTGCACCCAGCGCCATCAAGGCGCCAATCAACCCATTTAAGCCAAAAGCGATGACTGACGGTATGGTCAAACGCACGATCAAGCAGTTTGCTAAAACAGCGACACTGGCGCAGAAAGCGGGCTATGACGGCGTTGAGGTGATGGGATCGGAAGGTTATCTGATCAATCAGTTTGTTTGCCCGCGTACCAACAAACGTAACGACCAGTGGGGCGGTTCGCTGGAAAACCGTATGCGCTTTCCGTTGGAGATCATCAAAGCGATCCGTGCTCAGGTTGGTAAAGAATTTATTATTGTATTTCGGTTGTCGATGCTGGAATTGGTCGATCAAGGGGTGAGTATGAAAGAGCTGCCTACGATGGCTAGGTGGCTGGAGCAAGTTGGCGTTACCATCATTAACACAGGGATCGGGTGGCATGAAGCACGGGTACCAACCATCGCAACCAGTGTTCCCCGCGCTGCATTTAGTTGGGTTACGGCCAAACTGAAAGATGAAGTCTCGATACCTTTAGTTACAACTAATAGAATTAATGATCCGCAAGTGGCTGAGGATATTCTCACCCGAGGCGATGCCGATATGGTGTCGATGGCGAGGCCTATGTTGGCTGATGCTGACTTTGTGAACAAGGCGGCTGCCGGCCAAGCGGAAGCGATTAATACCTGTATCGCTTGTAATCAAGCCTGTCTCGACCATGTATTCAAAGGCAAGCGTGCCAGTTGTTTAGTTAATCCTCTGGCATGTTATGAAACAGAATTGGTCATTAAACCTGCGATACAAGCCAAACGCGTCGCCGTGATCGGTGCCGGCCCTGCGGGCTTGTCGGCGGCTTGTTATGCGGCGGAGCGTGGTCATCAAGTGACGTTGTTTGACAAAGATAACGATATTGGCGGGCAGTTCAATTATGCCAAGCAGATCCCCGGCAAAGAGGAGTTTTACGAAACCCTACGTTACTTCCGTCATCGTTTGATGACCGCGGGGGTTGAGCAATGCTTAGGGGAAGCGCAAACCTGTGAGTCACTGTTATCGCAACAATTCGACGAAATTATCATCGCTACGGGGATTACGCCACGAACGCCACCGATCCCAGGTATCGATCACGATAAGGTGTTGGGTTATCTCGATGTATTGCGAGAGCATCAACCAGTAGGGGAAAAGGTCGCGATTATTGGTGCTGGTGGCATTGGCTTTGATGTAGCGGAGTATCTGGTTGAAGGGCATCCATCGACGACCACCGATTTACCTCGCTGGTTAGATACCTGGGGTATCGATCCGGCATTGGCTACGCCTGGTGGTTTAAAAGAAAAGCCTGATGTACAGCAGGTAAGTGAAAGTAAACAAGATAAATCGCACCGTCAGATATATCTGCTGCAACGAAAAAGCAGTAAAGTAGGCGCCGGCCTGGGCAAAACGACTGGCTGGATCCACAGGGCAGCACTGAAGCAACATGGCGTTAAGATGATGGCAGCCGTGCAATATCTGAGAATTGATGACGATGGTTTACATATTGAAGTTGAAGGTCAGCGGCAACTGCTGAATGTTGATCATGTTATTCTCTGCGCGGGACAAGAATCAAAGCGCGATCTTTATGACCAGTTGTTACAGCAAGGTGCGTCAGTGCATTTGATTGGTGGTGCGAAACTGGCGTCAGAACTTGATGCTAAACGTGCTATTCGTGACGGCGCTGAAGTCGCTGCTGCCCTTTAA
- a CDS encoding GDSL-type esterase/lipase family protein, giving the protein MTMTLSGCSQPKLQPLPYGARILAFGDSLTAGYGVERIYSYPSVLAELSGRDVINAGVSGELTKQGIERLPFLLDQTMPELLLLIEGGNDILQNRPANETKQNLAKMIEMAQGRGIPVVLVGIPEKSLFSSSAALYRELAVEYDLVFDGNLMAALQRSPSLKSDYVHFNQQGYQQMAEGIFALLKENGAF; this is encoded by the coding sequence ATGACTATGACTTTATCCGGTTGTTCGCAGCCCAAGTTACAGCCGCTACCCTATGGTGCGCGTATTTTGGCGTTTGGTGATAGTCTGACAGCAGGCTATGGCGTTGAGCGTATTTATAGCTATCCGTCAGTATTGGCGGAGCTTAGTGGCCGTGACGTGATAAATGCCGGGGTCTCGGGAGAGCTGACTAAACAAGGTATCGAGCGTTTACCTTTCCTATTGGATCAGACGATGCCGGAGCTATTGCTCTTGATTGAAGGCGGGAATGATATTCTTCAGAATCGCCCAGCTAACGAGACAAAACAGAACTTGGCAAAGATGATCGAGATGGCACAGGGCAGAGGTATCCCAGTGGTATTAGTCGGCATACCGGAAAAAAGCTTGTTCTCCAGCTCTGCCGCTTTATATCGAGAATTAGCAGTAGAGTACGATCTGGTGTTTGACGGTAATTTAATGGCGGCACTTCAACGCTCACCAAGCTTGAAATCTGATTATGTGCATTTCAATCAACAAGGTTATCAGCAAATGGCTGAAGGGATTTTTGCTCTGCTAAAAGAGAATGGCGCCTTTTAA